In Patagioenas fasciata isolate bPatFas1 chromosome 2, bPatFas1.hap1, whole genome shotgun sequence, a single window of DNA contains:
- the B4GALT6 gene encoding beta-1,4-galactosyltransferase 6 isoform X1: MPLLRKVLRVSNRSMLAFIFFFSFSSSCLYFIYVAPGIANTYLFMVQARGIMLRENVKTIGHMIRLYTNKNTTLNGTDYPEGNNSSDCVAQTTMYLPENFTYSPYQACPEKLPHMRGLIEVNMSEISFDDIQQLFSKDLDIKPGGHWKPKDCKPRWKVAILIPFRNRHEHLPIFFRHLIPMLQKQRLEFAFYVVEQTGTQPFNRAMLFNVGFKEAMKDAPWDCIIFHDVDHLPENDRNYYGCGEMPRHFAAKLDKYMYILPYNEFFGGVSGLTVEQFKKINGFPNAFWGWGGEDDDLWNRVHFAGYNVTRPEGDLGKYKSIPHHHRGEVQFLGRYKLLRYSRERQYIDGLNNLIYTPKILVSRLYKNITVNLIPELAPVRDY, from the exons ATGCCACTGCTTCGGAAGGTGCTGCGGGTCTCCAATCGCTCCATGCTCGCCTtcatcttctttttctccttctcttcttcctgcctctaCTTCATCTATGTGGCCCCCGGGATCG CAAACACGTATCTCTTTATGGTACAAGCTCGTGGTATAATGTTGAGAGAAAATGTGAAAACAATAGGACACATGATCAGATTGTACACTAACAAAAATACTACACTGAATGGCACAG ATTATCCAGAAGGAAACAATTCTAGTGACTGTGTTGCTCAAACAACAATGTATCTTCCAGAAAACTTCACTTACTCTCCTTACCAGGCTTGTCCAGAGAAACTTCCTCACATGA gAGGTCTTATTGAGGTCAATATGAGTGAAATTAGTTTTGATGACATTCAGCAACTGTTTTCAAAGGATTTAGACATTAAACCAGGGGGACACTGGAAACCGAAAGACTGTAAGCCACGGTGGAAG gTGGCAATCCTTATTCCTTTTCGGAATCGCCATGAGCATCTTCCAATTTTTTTCCGTCATCTGATACCCATGTTACAGAAGCAGCGGCTGGAGTTTGCGTTCTATGTTGTTGAACAG aCAGGTACACAACCTTTTAATCGTGCAATGCTCTTTAATGTTGGCTTCAAAGAGGCTATGAAGGATGCTCCCTGGGACTGCATAATATTTCATGATGTGGATCACTTACCTGAAAATGACCGAAATTATTATGGATGTGGAGAAATGCCACGCCATTTTGCAGCGAAGCTTGACAAATACATGTACAT tCTTCCATACAATGAGTTCTTTGGTGGTGTAAGTGGACTAACCGTGGAACAATTCAAGAAGATCAATGGTTTTCCAAATGCCTTTTGGGGATGGGGTGGAGAAGATGATGATCTTTGGAACAG GGTTCATTTTGCTGGATACAATGTAACAAGGCCAGAGGGAGATTTAGGGAAGTACAAATCCATTCCTCATCATCACAGAGGTGAAGTCCAGTTTTTAGGACG ATATAAACTTCTGAGGTATTCCAGAGAACGTCAGTATATTGATGGGTTGAACAACTTAATATATACTCCTAAAATACTTGTCAGTAGATTGTATAAAAATATAACTGTTAATCTCATACCAGAACTTGCTCCTGTTAGAGACTATTGA
- the B4GALT6 gene encoding beta-1,4-galactosyltransferase 6 isoform X2, with the protein MLWKIHLQSRANTYLFMVQARGIMLRENVKTIGHMIRLYTNKNTTLNGTDYPEGNNSSDCVAQTTMYLPENFTYSPYQACPEKLPHMRGLIEVNMSEISFDDIQQLFSKDLDIKPGGHWKPKDCKPRWKVAILIPFRNRHEHLPIFFRHLIPMLQKQRLEFAFYVVEQTGTQPFNRAMLFNVGFKEAMKDAPWDCIIFHDVDHLPENDRNYYGCGEMPRHFAAKLDKYMYILPYNEFFGGVSGLTVEQFKKINGFPNAFWGWGGEDDDLWNRVHFAGYNVTRPEGDLGKYKSIPHHHRGEVQFLGRYKLLRYSRERQYIDGLNNLIYTPKILVSRLYKNITVNLIPELAPVRDY; encoded by the exons ATGCTCTGGAAGATTCATCTTCAGTCGCGAG CAAACACGTATCTCTTTATGGTACAAGCTCGTGGTATAATGTTGAGAGAAAATGTGAAAACAATAGGACACATGATCAGATTGTACACTAACAAAAATACTACACTGAATGGCACAG ATTATCCAGAAGGAAACAATTCTAGTGACTGTGTTGCTCAAACAACAATGTATCTTCCAGAAAACTTCACTTACTCTCCTTACCAGGCTTGTCCAGAGAAACTTCCTCACATGA gAGGTCTTATTGAGGTCAATATGAGTGAAATTAGTTTTGATGACATTCAGCAACTGTTTTCAAAGGATTTAGACATTAAACCAGGGGGACACTGGAAACCGAAAGACTGTAAGCCACGGTGGAAG gTGGCAATCCTTATTCCTTTTCGGAATCGCCATGAGCATCTTCCAATTTTTTTCCGTCATCTGATACCCATGTTACAGAAGCAGCGGCTGGAGTTTGCGTTCTATGTTGTTGAACAG aCAGGTACACAACCTTTTAATCGTGCAATGCTCTTTAATGTTGGCTTCAAAGAGGCTATGAAGGATGCTCCCTGGGACTGCATAATATTTCATGATGTGGATCACTTACCTGAAAATGACCGAAATTATTATGGATGTGGAGAAATGCCACGCCATTTTGCAGCGAAGCTTGACAAATACATGTACAT tCTTCCATACAATGAGTTCTTTGGTGGTGTAAGTGGACTAACCGTGGAACAATTCAAGAAGATCAATGGTTTTCCAAATGCCTTTTGGGGATGGGGTGGAGAAGATGATGATCTTTGGAACAG GGTTCATTTTGCTGGATACAATGTAACAAGGCCAGAGGGAGATTTAGGGAAGTACAAATCCATTCCTCATCATCACAGAGGTGAAGTCCAGTTTTTAGGACG ATATAAACTTCTGAGGTATTCCAGAGAACGTCAGTATATTGATGGGTTGAACAACTTAATATATACTCCTAAAATACTTGTCAGTAGATTGTATAAAAATATAACTGTTAATCTCATACCAGAACTTGCTCCTGTTAGAGACTATTGA
- the B4GALT6 gene encoding beta-1,4-galactosyltransferase 6 isoform X3, which translates to MVQARGIMLRENVKTIGHMIRLYTNKNTTLNGTDYPEGNNSSDCVAQTTMYLPENFTYSPYQACPEKLPHMRGLIEVNMSEISFDDIQQLFSKDLDIKPGGHWKPKDCKPRWKVAILIPFRNRHEHLPIFFRHLIPMLQKQRLEFAFYVVEQTGTQPFNRAMLFNVGFKEAMKDAPWDCIIFHDVDHLPENDRNYYGCGEMPRHFAAKLDKYMYILPYNEFFGGVSGLTVEQFKKINGFPNAFWGWGGEDDDLWNRVHFAGYNVTRPEGDLGKYKSIPHHHRGEVQFLGRYKLLRYSRERQYIDGLNNLIYTPKILVSRLYKNITVNLIPELAPVRDY; encoded by the exons ATGGTACAAGCTCGTGGTATAATGTTGAGAGAAAATGTGAAAACAATAGGACACATGATCAGATTGTACACTAACAAAAATACTACACTGAATGGCACAG ATTATCCAGAAGGAAACAATTCTAGTGACTGTGTTGCTCAAACAACAATGTATCTTCCAGAAAACTTCACTTACTCTCCTTACCAGGCTTGTCCAGAGAAACTTCCTCACATGA gAGGTCTTATTGAGGTCAATATGAGTGAAATTAGTTTTGATGACATTCAGCAACTGTTTTCAAAGGATTTAGACATTAAACCAGGGGGACACTGGAAACCGAAAGACTGTAAGCCACGGTGGAAG gTGGCAATCCTTATTCCTTTTCGGAATCGCCATGAGCATCTTCCAATTTTTTTCCGTCATCTGATACCCATGTTACAGAAGCAGCGGCTGGAGTTTGCGTTCTATGTTGTTGAACAG aCAGGTACACAACCTTTTAATCGTGCAATGCTCTTTAATGTTGGCTTCAAAGAGGCTATGAAGGATGCTCCCTGGGACTGCATAATATTTCATGATGTGGATCACTTACCTGAAAATGACCGAAATTATTATGGATGTGGAGAAATGCCACGCCATTTTGCAGCGAAGCTTGACAAATACATGTACAT tCTTCCATACAATGAGTTCTTTGGTGGTGTAAGTGGACTAACCGTGGAACAATTCAAGAAGATCAATGGTTTTCCAAATGCCTTTTGGGGATGGGGTGGAGAAGATGATGATCTTTGGAACAG GGTTCATTTTGCTGGATACAATGTAACAAGGCCAGAGGGAGATTTAGGGAAGTACAAATCCATTCCTCATCATCACAGAGGTGAAGTCCAGTTTTTAGGACG ATATAAACTTCTGAGGTATTCCAGAGAACGTCAGTATATTGATGGGTTGAACAACTTAATATATACTCCTAAAATACTTGTCAGTAGATTGTATAAAAATATAACTGTTAATCTCATACCAGAACTTGCTCCTGTTAGAGACTATTGA